Below is a genomic region from Thunnus albacares chromosome 4, fThuAlb1.1, whole genome shotgun sequence.
TACATAATTGACATAAACAGAATAGAGTTAAAGTAAGACATTAAAAGCAAAACACTCAGTAACAATTTCTACAGCCTTCTTATTAGTGGAAGATTTAATGGTCTGTTATTGGTTACATTCTTCATGAAAAACTGAGAACAGAAGCTTTTTTGTTGGCAAACATACACTTATAAATATGAAACTTAGCTAAGATAATTATAAGATTGATAGCCTTAAATTGGGTCACATGTCTTGTATCAGTCTACAGAAGGCCAGTTAAGCTAACTTACATGACATTGCAACCAGAAAATTCAATATTATGTTAACACGACCCTGCCAGCGTCGCAAACCTGACTACCCTTCTCTAAAATCAGGTTTAATTTGTATCTGAAGTGAAGAAAACCCTGAATAACGTTAGTTAGCCCTGCTTGGTCTGCAGGGCTCTGGGACATTACTAAGGTTATCTGGACAGAGGCAGCTAACTTGGCTAGCTACGACAAGACGGTCGAGAAATTGGTCTTAACGTTACCCGAGTtagttacagtaacatttatgtCACTTCATGTCCCGGCTcctgacattaacattaactAACGACACAGTTCTTACTAGCATTAGCTCAGGTCAAAACGTATAAATGTGGTTTACAAAGTAACGCTGTCAAAAGCTAACGATAGCTGGTTTGATGAGTGACTGAACTGTGGCATTCAGATCAGTTGAAAACATACCGAAAGTGGATTTTGGTCTGTTCGCAGGTATTAAAATAGTCTTTGATGATTTTGGCTTGCTAAATTTGTTCAAGCAAAGAcctcataacacacacacatacacacacacatatacagctAGCTGTTTATGCTAAGTAATGCTACacgttcttcttcttcctctctgtgattTTCTCTGGCGGCTGCCTACAGGTGGCGCCACCACATGGACAGGAGCGTGAAAGTGGAAAACCGAACCAGCAAAGCAGCTTGTGGAGCAAAAACGTACTGGAGACTCACTGCTTGTCCCTTTAATTAGACATTGTGAAGAGTATGCCAGTATGGTACACTATATAGCCAAAAATATATGGACACCACAAACCCTAATAGAGGGTAATCTTAAAGgtgggttcacaatttttcaagtttgtctaacagtcagatgcccatatgaacactgaaagaggttttcctcaccgtaatcattcctcctgttcatactggctattaaaagatccccttcaaatgtgctttcaagtgagaggggccaaaatccacagtgtgtcaacacagtcattttgtggaaaaatgcatttttcaagtgaatatctgccacattttACAGTCTTTCTAGCATCAAATTCCatatttgtgtttcctcggacaggaaaagactgtaacattaaaagatatctacttgatttgactaatttggacagctgaatcTTCacattaacttcagataaacttttaaatacatttttgcacagaaggaggactgtggattttggcccccatcgCTTACATtgcaagtgcattatgaagggatcttctaatggccagtatggacaggaggaatgattatggcaagaaaaacatgtgtcaatgttcatttgggcaccagactattgttttatgacagacttgtaaaattgtgaacctgtccatTAATGCTGCAACATACAATGATATGTTAGGCAATAGTGTGCTTACAGCTTTATAGCATTATAACAGTGTGGGGAaagttttttcctgtttcaacatgacaatgcccttatgcacaaataaaaagtgtgtttctgagtatagtgtggaagaacttgaggGCTTGCACAAACACTGACCCCTAACCTATTTCAACACCTTTGTGatcaatttaaatttaaagctgcagagACTAAATCTTGGCTGCCAGGTTCCAAAATTTTGTGGAAATCCTTACTGGAAGAGTGGGGCTTTTATAATAGTAAAAAAATGTCCATGATTTTCAATAAGATGTTTTATAATCACATATGTGTGTAATTTTTGGGTGTTCATTTACTTTTGGCCAGATCTGCTTTGGCTTACAACACTAGAATGTGAGCAAACAGTCTATCAAACCTTGTACTTCAAGTAAAATTTGAAATCACCATAACAATGACATCAAATGGCCCATTACTATCACCAGTTTATTAGATAATTAGAATATAAACacaatgtttcacatttttatttgccCAACTTGATTTCACAGGTTCATTAAAGTgccaaaatttaaaaacaaaactaaatatcacattataaatgaacagaatgtgtttttaaaaccaATATAAATAATCTAATCAGAGCAgcatgtttttcaaaaaaacaaaaaaacaaaaaactgcatCCAATTAAGTCCAAAATAATCTATAATTTATTTTACCCATTCAATTCACAACTCTGGCACAAAAAGTAGCCTAAATTTTTACGTAGTTCACATTTAATATAACACCAGCGTCCCTGCTTCTTTAAAAACCTTTCTGAGCTATTTCCTTCCCTTTTACACAGCTATAAACCTTCTCACTGATGGTCGGTGGAGGAggttcttcttcatcttcaaaTATGAGGATCAGATGAATGTCTCTGGCTTTAAACAAGGTCAACCAGGAGTAGTAATCCTTGACATGGCCTTCTTCATCATCTCTCTGGCAAGAGCGTATCGCTTCACTATCTGCCGTACATGTTCTTCCTCCTCACGCTGCAGAATCCGCAGAAAGTTGCACAACTCAGGAAAGCTAAATGCATCCCACTGTGGAGGTAagcaatttaattaaaaacagctgtatgaacagtacatatatacatatttagtTGTTGACAAGTTTATCATTTGACTTCATTCACAAATGAAAACTTACATTCACCTCCCCCGTCTCATTCTCCTTCAAGACCAGACTCAGGACTTTTTCACTCGGACCAGCACACAAGCGAAGGTAGAGGGGACACTCATCGTCAGACAGTTTACGCATGTACActgagtaaaacaaacaaaaaagaagaaaaaaatcagtacCTCAGAGGATAATACTTGGAGGTACTATTTTGTTTTCTAGTATCCACACAGTATTGAGGATTCTTACCTTGATTTTGTCTGTCAGTGCGTTCAAACAGGGAAAACTTGGCTGGGTTGTCCACCAGGGTAAATTTATTGAGCAATGCCTCGATGACTTCACGTACCCGTGTTTGGGAGCTTATGTGCAGGTGCTTTGCAGTGTCTTTGGGGAGGTAGAAAGATGTACGTCGCTTCATCAGTGCGCCCTGCTGATCTTCCTCCAGGCtctgaggaggagggagggagatggGACGAATTAACTGAAAGTGGACCTTGATGAAACCAGTGTAGGACCCGTCTTTATTCTGCAAGGTAGACAGATTCGTAGTGTAAGAATGGGAGTGAAATAGTTTCACACAACATCATCATACTGTGGTCTgctatatttatgtgtgtgaatattcagaaaaaaaggtttattaGTTACTCACAACCACCATGTAGAGACTGCTGTTGACCTGAGCATTATACTCCTGAACCTTCTGTTGGATCTCACCAACACTCAACTCCTGTTTACTCAAATCGATCTGTTCAtcctgaaaagaaaaagagcaggTACAGTACAGCAAATAGGccacatgatgtcatcagataGCCTGTCTTCACCACTGAGCTTTGAGGATGAAGAGAAAGTGACAGAACCGAACAGAAATAAGAGTAAAATCAATTCAAGCTGTTTGTCTGTAGTTACAAAATCAAGACATACATAATCATTCACCCAACAGAATATGAAAACTGCTTTTTGACCAGAACTGATGAACTACATATGTCATAGCCTCACCGTTGACCTGCTGACCTTGTGAAAGAAAGATGTATAGGCAGTAAAATACAGTTCCAGCTCTGATTTGCCAACGTCCTGACTGGAGAATGTGCTGCTTTCTGTGCTTCCCCAAGTCATCTCCAAAGTTAAGGTGAGCGGCAACTTTAAGACAAACCCTCTCAGATTTCTGTCATTGCTGCTATCTAACAATGATCTCTAGAGTTGTATGTCAGGGATAGCTTCTCTCTTCCATCTGGAGAGATCTCTGCTAACAGCTCTTTTGACCTCAACATTTCCATTTTGCTCCTCCCAGACAATAAAACCTCACAAAGACGTCTGAAGGATCAGCCCACTGTGGTCAGATAAACGTATTCAGAGTAATGCTCTCCTGATGTGTGTGAGAACACAGTGTGAAAGAGTTCCTCACAGACTAATTTTAAGGATAATTTTACATATGTGTAACCCAGATCTTactgaaatgtgtgtgaaatcatttatttttgtccatctccatcatttcattatttttgatgGATTCACTGTTGCTGCAGCTTTCCTGAAGGCGTAAACCAAAGATGCAAGAATTTAGACCTCAAAAGccagaatatactgtatgtatgtactgttaTACTCTCATAAAAAGATGCTTCATCTCTGGTTTCAGTTCACTGGCTAAATCTGTGTTGACAGTAGAATTTATTTTGCAAAACAAAGTCgttaagaaaagacaaaaagcaagCTTTGTGATCTTGTTTTTTGGTAGACATGTCTATATATCTATCTTGTCAGCTCCCCATTTTCTAAAAGGAGTTTTTCATGAGTAGTTTATCAAAATTAAATCAGTAATGTTGTGCTGTGCACAATCATAAATGATAGTAAACTGTATATCAACTCAAGCCAAAGCATATCAATAATGTTTGTGTTGCAA
It encodes:
- the rassf1 gene encoding ras association domain-containing protein 1 isoform X2, encoding MTWGSTESSTFSSQDVGKSELELYFTAYTSFFHKVSRSTDEQIDLSKQELSVGEIQQKVQEYNAQVNSSLYMVVNKDGSYTGFIKVHFQLIRPISLPPPQSLEEDQQGALMKRRTSFYLPKDTAKHLHISSQTRVREVIEALLNKFTLVDNPAKFSLFERTDRQNQVYMRKLSDDECPLYLRLCAGPSEKVLSLVLKENETGEVNWDAFSFPELCNFLRILQREEEEHVRQIVKRYALAREMMKKAMSRITTPG
- the rassf1 gene encoding ras association domain-containing protein 1 isoform X1, with the protein product MSKCELIELKDLSVNDPIELAAPAARTAPPPPLNPGHPSHFHVVRLVGDSVSIEAGETGVGHDFQPYGYTHLTWCDLCGEFIWGLYKQSLRCANCSYTCHYRCRPFIQLDCSTDGSLLKDRADFSVDSIETDTNVDEQIDLSKQELSVGEIQQKVQEYNAQVNSSLYMVVNKDGSYTGFIKVHFQLIRPISLPPPQSLEEDQQGALMKRRTSFYLPKDTAKHLHISSQTRVREVIEALLNKFTLVDNPAKFSLFERTDRQNQVYMRKLSDDECPLYLRLCAGPSEKVLSLVLKENETGEVNWDAFSFPELCNFLRILQREEEEHVRQIVKRYALAREMMKKAMSRITTPG